CAACAGTAATAACGTGATGTGTTTCATACGTTACCCTCCCTTTTAAAGGTTTTTTCATGATAACCGCCTGAACGTGCGGTTTTTAGCAAGCCGTTGTACAGCATAATATGGAGTTATCTTAAAACAACTGATTAAAATAAATCAAGTGTTTTTTTTATAATTTGTGTTAACACCTGCCTTACTGAGCACTCTTTAACTCAGCGTAAACCTCTTCAACGTCAGTTTGCAGTGCTATAGTCCTTGAAATTGAAGTCAGTAATATAACATTACTAACCATTGCAACTCAGATACAGCACCTTTTCCTGATGCTTCAAGTGTTCTGATTTTGCCTTCCTCACTCAGGCAAATCCTTTATTGAGTTTCGTTAAGAAATTGAGTTTCGTTAAGAAATTGGGTTTCGTTAAGAAATCTGGCAAATTTATCAGAAAATGATTGTGCCGAGAAATGTTGTTCAACCGTGGAACGTCCGTTTTTAGCAATATTAGATGTAGTTGAGGATGAATTCTCTAACAGTCTGGCAATGGAATCAGCTAAAGCTGCCGGATCATTTTGATTAACTAAAAGCCCATTATGGTTATTCGTAATAATCTCGGGAATTCCCCCGACATTAGACGCTATCACAGGAATTTCCATAGCCATCGCTTCTATCAGAGAAAATCCAAATGATTCAAGCCCTGACGTCGGTAAGACAAAAATATCTATGGCGCTGTATAGAAATGGCATATCGGTTCTGAACCCTGTAATAGTCACCATCTGTGAAATGTCATTGCTTGCCGCCTCACGTTCAATAACTTCTTTAAGAGGCCCATCGCCTATAAAAAGCAAATGAAGATGTGGAAACTTTTTTAGCAGAATGACAAATGAATTAAACAGAACTAACCCTCCTTTGTCTGCAGACAACCTGCCGGAGGTCCCTATGACTACCCTGTCGGGAGTTATCGAAAGGGATTTTTTTGTTTCTAAGCTATTGAACTTTGACCTGTCAAAAACAGACAAATCCACACCGGAATAGATAACCGTTACTTTTTCAGGTTTTACACCGCATTCGGTAAGCGCTGCTTTAACGGCGCCACTGACTGCGATAACATGGTCACAAAGCCATGTTATCAACAAATTAGTAACATATTTCAACTTGTTTGCCTGATGCCGGACTATTATAAACTTAGTCCTTAGCAAAATAGAAACAAATGCAACATGCCAATACTCTTTACCAAGATTTGAGACTATAACATCTACCCCATGCTTATATACAATGTAAATAAGCCTGAACAGTGCAACAATATCCATGAAATTTTTTAATTTAAGATGATACACAGGTACGCCTGCTATAGCGCAATTTTCATAAATCGGGCTTTCCTTTGGGCACCCCACAATTACATTTATTCCTGAATGAATAAGCGCTCTGGCAAGAACTGTTCCGTGAGAAGCGATGCCGCTCCACTTAGTGTTTGTATATAAAAAAAGGACTTTCTTCATCAGTGTTTTAGCTTTCCATCATAAGAGTAATTTGTATGAAAATGCAATCGGGCCTGTATTAAGTTTAATTGACATACGGTTAAACTCATAAGGGTTGTCGCCTGCTCTGATATAACCTTTTTTAGTGGTAAATGAGGCTTTAAAACCCGCCCGTTTCACACTTGCCGTAACCCTGTCATCGTAGCCTCCATACGGATAACAAAAAAAATCTATAGGAGTAGCCAATTTTGACTCAATATCGTCTTTTGAACCCCTGATTTCTGCCTCAAGTTCGGAGTCGGATAGTTTAGGCAAGTCCGGATGTGTCCTTGAGTGGGCGCCAAAGTCAATTGCATTTTCTTTTAAGAAGTTAATATCATTCCAATCCATCAGTTCCCGTCTTTCGTTTACATAGCCGCTGTCCCACGCATTATGCTTACCAGCCAGGGATGACACAAGAAAAACGGTAGCCGGAAACTTGTATTTATCTAAAATGGGAAAAGCAAACTCCAAAAAACTCTTAAATCCGTCATCGAAAGTTATGGCTACTAACTTTGAGTTAGAGGGTTGCCCCAGTGAAAAAGCCAAAATATCGTTCAGTCTTACTACGTTATACCCAAAAGTTTTCAAGTAATACATTTGAAAAGCAAACATTTTAGGCGTAACGTAAAGACCCGGCAGCCTGACACTCTTTTTGGGCATACCAATACAATGATAAGTTAAAACAATAGCTCTCTTCATAATTTAAGTTAAAACAACAGCTCTTTACTTAATCCTGTGTATATATATTATAACATTATTAACAAAATAAAATGTTGAAAAAAAAATTTTTAGGTACAAATTGACAATTGAAATTCTCCGCTGTTATAATCATACAGGCTTTAGGCAAGGAGATCCTGGGTAGCTCAGTTAGGCAGAGCGGGTGGCTGTTAACCACCTTGTCGGGGGTTCGAATCCCTCCCCAGGAGCCAGATAACCGCTGTTACAACTACATTAGAGACGGCAAGAAGGAGCGGCTTATAAAATGAAAAATCCACTGATAGAAGGCATGATAATACCGCTTCTGACTTCTGTGCATGTAGTGAGTGTTTTAATATGGATAGGCGGTGTTGTTTTTGTTACGACAATCGTATTTCCAATGATATTGCGCATGGAGGATTCCATGGAAAAAGTCATGTTTTTTCAGGGGACTGAGCACAGATTTGCAAAAATAGCAAAAGTATGCGTTCTAATTGTTGGTTTAACGGGCGGGCTTCTTGTATATTTAAAAGGCTTTTTAAACGCTTTTTTTCACAAAGAAGGTTTATATCTGACATTAATGTTGTTTCTATGGATAGTGTATTTGATAGTGCTTACCTTTGAGAAAAGGCTTTTTAAAATAATATTTAAAGGGCAGGCTCAGCACGATACAAAAAAAATGTTTGTCCGTCTTACTTTGTTTCACTGGATAGTTATGTTAGTCAGTCTGTTTGTAGTATTGTTCAGTGTTTATCAGGGTCACGGAGGTAATTTTTAGCGGGAAAATATGCCGATTTTATTATTTAGAATATTTTTCGTTTTTTTTTATTTAGCGATTACTGCTAACATAGCTCATAGCTTTGATAGTAATTGGATTAAGTTAGATGCGGGAATGGAATTTGCCGAATTTGAAGCATTGGCAGACTCAACTGGCGATAATGTAAAAATATCTGCTTTAAGAGTAAATCCCACAAATTATGAGTTAAAATTATTTACCATCGCTGACTTAGGGGGCATGAGCATGAGTGCCAAAGAATGGGCTAAAAAGTATAAACTTTTAGCGGTAACTAATGCCGGAATGTATCAGGAGGATGGTAAGACAAATGTTGGCTTTATGAAAAGTAAGGGACATGTTCTTAACTCTCGTATTTCTAAAGCGTATAAGACAATGCTGGTGCTTGAGCCAAAAGATAAAAATGACCGTGAGTTTCAGATTATTGACATGGAATGTGAAAAAGATGACAAAAAAATAGACAGATACATGACTGTGATACAAAACATCAGAATGATAAACTGCAATCAGGAAAACGTATGGACGCCGCAAAGTAACTCATGGAGCGTTGCAGCTTTAGGAATGGATAAATCAGGAAACATTCTTTTTTTAATGTCAGTGACTCCTCTTAGCGTGCATGACTTCATTAAGATATTATTGCAGCTTCCTTTAAAAATTCATGTTGCGATGTATTTGGAGGGAGGCAAGCAGGCGTCATTGTATATAAACGCCGGTGGCAGAGAAATTGAACGGGCTGGTAACGTGGGCGTAAATCTAAGCAGTAAAAACACCGGCGATCCCTTTTGGCCAATTCCAAACGTGCTCGGACTGGTTAAAAAGAAATGATTGCCAGACAGCTACATTTGGAAAGTATATAAGCTTATATGAGGTTTTTTATTATTTCTGCGATGATTTTCAACTGTTTTTTTTATGTTTGCCGAAACTAACCTCCGTTATGAAAAAATAATCTTTGAGGATGCTGTGCAGAGGGGAGGTTTATAATTTAATGGCGGATAATACATGAAAAGTTCGACATCAAAAGCTATGGTTTCAAGGCTGCCGAAATCAACTGCATCTTTATCCTCTGTTTTCAAGATGGTAGTGTTGTGTGTTTTGTTTATTGACCTCTTTGTTGCCACATCGGGGGTGGTATATTTGCGCTATAGCAAACATCAGGCAGAGCAACGCGCGGCTCCGGCCTCTCAAAACATATCACTGGTGCTTGAGCGGTACTTAAATGGATTTATTGGCAAAATAGACATTATTTTAATTGATATTTCGGATGAGATAAGTAATATGCTCCGTAACGGCGCCATTGATAGCAAAGAGCTAACCTCATTTTTGACTCAATACCAAAGATATCTGCCTGAGATTGAAACTCTGACAATAGCAGATGCACATGGAATTGTAACCGGTAAACCACAAGAGGCCAAAATAAACATCTCAGACCGTGATTTTTTCATTGCAGCACAGAGCAGTCCTAAAGGCACACTAATAATATCAAAACCGATGTTTGTACCCTTCAGCAAGAAATGGATACTCACACTTGCCAGACATATAAATAATCCCGATGGCACCTTTGGCGGTATCGTTTATGCAAACATTGCACTGGAACACTTAATTAAAGTTTTCGCCACTATCGATATCGGACCACACAGTGGGATAAGTTTACGTGATAATGAGATGGCAATCATTGCCAGATATCCTCAATCCAAAGTGGCAGGCAGTGATATTGGAAATAAGATTTTATCTCCTGAATTTAAAAGACTCTTAGAGACAGGTCAAACAAGCGGAACATTTTTTACTCCAACCAGCTTTGATAATATATCTAAATATGTTTCTTACAAAAAAATAGCCGGCTATCCACTTTATATCACTATTGGTATTGCATCTGAGGATTACCTTAAAGAGTGGAAACATGAATGCATCGTTACACCGGCACTAATTATTATACTTATTCTTGGAACTCTCATATTTTTGTATTTTGTCCACAGATATATCATATACAGTAAAAAAATAGAGAATGCTCTGACAGAAAGCCATAATCAATTGCAGGAGATAATTGACAATACAATTGCCGTTATTTTCCTTAAAGACGTACAAGGCCGTTATATACTCATTAACAGCCGGTATGAGATGCTTTTTCATATAACCAAAGATGCCGTCATCGGTAAAACCGATTACGATATTTTTCCAAAAGAGGCGGCAGATAGTTTCAGGGCAAACGACAGTGAGGTTATAGAAAAGAACATGCCCTTAAGTTTTGAAGAGATAGTTCCACATGAAGACGGCATACATATTTATATATCCATAAAGTTTCCCCTGTATGATGTCGGCGGCAAAATATATGCCGTATGCGGCATAGCTACTGATATTACACGGCGAAAACGCATGGAGGATGACCTTAATACAAAGACAGAACAACTGCAATCGATGGCTAAAGAGCTGGAAAAAATGGTTGCTGATGAGATAAAGCTAAGACATCAAAAAGAACAACTGCTGGTTCAACAATCTAAGATGGCAACCATGGGTGAGATGATAAGTATGATAACTCATCAGTGGAAGCAGCCCTTAAACGCTTTATCCATTAATATATTCGACATAAAGGATGCATTTGAATTTGGTGAACTCAATAACGAATATATAGATAAAATGGTAAAGACATCAAAAGAACAAATCAACTTTATGGCAAAAACGATTGATGGTTTTAGAAATTTCCTGTTACCCAATAAAGAGAAGACCACCTTTAACATTTTAGATACAATTAATGATTTGTTATATATGTTCGGGAACTTATACAGGAAGGATAATATAGAAATATCAACAGAGGTATTGTGTGCAGAATCTAATCTAATCTTTACGGGTTATTCAAATGAATTAATGCAGGTGGTTCTTAATATTTTAAATAACGCAAAAGATGCGATACTAAGCAGACGTAAAAAAGACAGCCCTGACTTTAAGGGCCAGATAAAAATAGTTATCTCTGAGTCGGGGGGTAACGGTGTTGTCTCAATAACAGACAATGGCGGAGGAATCTCAGAAGAGACTATAAATAAAATCTACGAACCGTATTTCTCTACCAAAAAACAAGAGGGAGGAACAGGGCTTGGGCTTTACATGTCAAAAACAATAGTTGAGACAAATATGGGAGGTACGCTATCAGTTAGAAATATTAATGGAGGCGCTGAGTTTTTGATAAGTTTGAATATAAAACAGACACAAACAGGTGATATGTTATAATTTCACATGACTTGAAAATTATTATTGTTTTTTCAGATTTACCTCAATTACGCTGGTTTTGGAGTGATACCGCAAGCCCGTTAAGTCTCTTAACGATTGATTCAATATCAGCGTGATTACTGAGCTTAATCATATAGATGAGTTGTCTGATAAAGTCTGTAGCTTCTATAATTATTTTGATTGATTGTTTGTCAGGAATGATTTTTCGTTCCCTCAGGACATGCAAAACATCCTCAACAGCATGTGCAAGCTGCTCTATCTTACTAAGTTTTAAAAGGTTAGCTCCGGACTTGATAGAATGGGCGTCTCTGAATATTTGGTTAATACTGCTTTCAAAAGAGGTGCTACCTTCTTTAAGCTTAAGAAGTAAAGAATCTACCTCATGGAGCCGGTTTATCGTTTCCATCCCAAATGTTACTAATAAATCTGCATCATTTTCAACGCTTACCATAATTTTGCCTAAACTAAAGCTAACTTTTCTTCTATGAGTTTTATAGCCCTTGCCGCCATTTCATCTAAATCCGGCTTTGACACCTGATCATCTGCCCCCACCGATTCCCCCTTGTGGCGCAACTCGGTTGTGATAAGGGATGAATACAGAATTACAGGGATTTTTTGCAAATAAGGGTCTTGCTTTATGTGTTTAGTCAGGGTATAGCCATCAAGAAGCGGCATCTCTATATCGGAGATTAC
The genomic region above belongs to Nitrospirota bacterium and contains:
- a CDS encoding glycosyltransferase family 4 protein encodes the protein MKKVLFLYTNTKWSGIASHGTVLARALIHSGINVIVGCPKESPIYENCAIAGVPVYHLKLKNFMDIVALFRLIYIVYKHGVDVIVSNLGKEYWHVAFVSILLRTKFIIVRHQANKLKYVTNLLITWLCDHVIAVSGAVKAALTECGVKPEKVTVIYSGVDLSVFDRSKFNSLETKKSLSITPDRVVIGTSGRLSADKGGLVLFNSFVILLKKFPHLHLLFIGDGPLKEVIEREAASNDISQMVTITGFRTDMPFLYSAIDIFVLPTSGLESFGFSLIEAMAMEIPVIASNVGGIPEIITNNHNGLLVNQNDPAALADSIARLLENSSSTTSNIAKNGRSTVEQHFSAQSFSDKFARFLNETQFLNETQFLNETQ
- a CDS encoding polysaccharide deacetylase family protein produces the protein MKRAIVLTYHCIGMPKKSVRLPGLYVTPKMFAFQMYYLKTFGYNVVRLNDILAFSLGQPSNSKLVAITFDDGFKSFLEFAFPILDKYKFPATVFLVSSLAGKHNAWDSGYVNERRELMDWNDINFLKENAIDFGAHSRTHPDLPKLSDSELEAEIRGSKDDIESKLATPIDFFCYPYGGYDDRVTASVKRAGFKASFTTKKGYIRAGDNPYEFNRMSIKLNTGPIAFSYKLLL
- a CDS encoding phosphodiester glycosidase family protein, with translation MPILLFRIFFVFFYLAITANIAHSFDSNWIKLDAGMEFAEFEALADSTGDNVKISALRVNPTNYELKLFTIADLGGMSMSAKEWAKKYKLLAVTNAGMYQEDGKTNVGFMKSKGHVLNSRISKAYKTMLVLEPKDKNDREFQIIDMECEKDDKKIDRYMTVIQNIRMINCNQENVWTPQSNSWSVAALGMDKSGNILFLMSVTPLSVHDFIKILLQLPLKIHVAMYLEGGKQASLYINAGGREIERAGNVGVNLSSKNTGDPFWPIPNVLGLVKKK
- a CDS encoding PAS domain-containing protein, whose protein sequence is MKSSTSKAMVSRLPKSTASLSSVFKMVVLCVLFIDLFVATSGVVYLRYSKHQAEQRAAPASQNISLVLERYLNGFIGKIDIILIDISDEISNMLRNGAIDSKELTSFLTQYQRYLPEIETLTIADAHGIVTGKPQEAKINISDRDFFIAAQSSPKGTLIISKPMFVPFSKKWILTLARHINNPDGTFGGIVYANIALEHLIKVFATIDIGPHSGISLRDNEMAIIARYPQSKVAGSDIGNKILSPEFKRLLETGQTSGTFFTPTSFDNISKYVSYKKIAGYPLYITIGIASEDYLKEWKHECIVTPALIIILILGTLIFLYFVHRYIIYSKKIENALTESHNQLQEIIDNTIAVIFLKDVQGRYILINSRYEMLFHITKDAVIGKTDYDIFPKEAADSFRANDSEVIEKNMPLSFEEIVPHEDGIHIYISIKFPLYDVGGKIYAVCGIATDITRRKRMEDDLNTKTEQLQSMAKELEKMVADEIKLRHQKEQLLVQQSKMATMGEMISMITHQWKQPLNALSINIFDIKDAFEFGELNNEYIDKMVKTSKEQINFMAKTIDGFRNFLLPNKEKTTFNILDTINDLLYMFGNLYRKDNIEISTEVLCAESNLIFTGYSNELMQVVLNILNNAKDAILSRRKKDSPDFKGQIKIVISESGGNGVVSITDNGGGISEETINKIYEPYFSTKKQEGGTGLGLYMSKTIVETNMGGTLSVRNINGGAEFLISLNIKQTQTGDML
- a CDS encoding Hpt domain-containing protein, which produces MVSVENDADLLVTFGMETINRLHEVDSLLLKLKEGSTSFESSINQIFRDAHSIKSGANLLKLSKIEQLAHAVEDVLHVLRERKIIPDKQSIKIIIEATDFIRQLIYMIKLSNHADIESIVKRLNGLAVSLQNQRN